In one window of Candidatus Scalindua sp. DNA:
- a CDS encoding thiamine pyrophosphate-dependent enzyme — protein MNNFGTISGYLIKKLSGHGVRHVFGVPGDYVLRFFHELQCSPLRVINTCDEQGAGFAADAYARISGMGAVCITYCVGGLKVANTTAQAFAEKSPVIVISGAPGINERLKSPLLHHKVRDFNTQLKVFEQLTVASTVLDNPQTACREIDRVFHAALRYKRPVYIELPRDMVSAPVSLDTIPEEKLESSDSNTLNEALCEAGKMINSSKRPVIIAGIELHRFGLQKELLELIENTQLPVVSTLLSKSVISEHHPLYLGVYGGAMGREEVIDYVETSDCLILLGTFMTDINLGIFTAHLDQGRSLSVTSEKISIQYHSYENIRMEDFIRGLLQINICRRKEKNTVHPPRLLPPRSVPGKKITIRYLYQRLNSFLEKDMVVIADTGDAMFAAMDMTIHKETEFLSPAYYASLGFAVPASLGVQMARPELRPLVLVGDGAFQMSGMELSTIARFHLNPIVVILNNRGYGTERYMLDGPFNDIATWEYSRIPEILKSGKGFDIKSEDQLENALHDIRNYTESFCILDVHLDQEDCSVALQRMTNALGKRTQ, from the coding sequence ATGAATAATTTTGGTACAATCAGTGGTTATCTTATTAAGAAGTTATCTGGACATGGAGTGCGTCATGTATTTGGCGTACCCGGTGACTATGTACTGCGTTTCTTCCATGAACTGCAATGTAGCCCGCTGCGGGTAATAAATACTTGTGACGAACAGGGAGCGGGCTTTGCGGCTGATGCTTATGCCAGAATCTCTGGTATGGGGGCAGTCTGTATTACCTATTGTGTCGGTGGGCTAAAGGTAGCGAATACAACCGCTCAGGCTTTTGCAGAAAAATCCCCTGTGATTGTGATAAGCGGGGCTCCGGGTATTAATGAACGCTTGAAGTCTCCTCTCTTGCATCACAAGGTTCGAGATTTTAATACACAGTTGAAGGTTTTTGAACAACTTACGGTTGCCTCAACGGTGCTTGACAATCCACAAACTGCTTGTCGTGAGATCGATCGTGTTTTCCATGCAGCCTTGCGATATAAAAGGCCAGTTTATATCGAGCTTCCTCGCGATATGGTTTCAGCACCCGTCTCACTGGATACCATTCCTGAGGAGAAACTTGAGTCGAGTGACAGCAATACACTCAATGAAGCCTTGTGTGAAGCGGGCAAAATGATTAACTCCTCAAAAAGGCCTGTCATAATCGCCGGTATAGAGCTGCATCGCTTTGGTCTCCAGAAGGAGCTGCTGGAACTGATTGAAAATACCCAACTGCCTGTTGTGTCAACACTTCTCAGCAAGTCCGTCATTAGTGAACATCACCCTCTCTACCTTGGGGTTTATGGAGGGGCTATGGGACGTGAAGAGGTAATAGATTACGTTGAGACCAGCGACTGCCTGATTTTACTTGGTACGTTTATGACAGACATCAACCTTGGGATCTTCACTGCACATCTTGATCAGGGGCGCTCTCTCTCTGTTACGAGTGAGAAGATCTCCATACAGTATCATTCATACGAAAATATACGTATGGAAGATTTCATCAGAGGACTTTTACAGATAAATATTTGTCGCCGCAAAGAGAAAAATACCGTGCATCCTCCACGCCTTTTACCGCCTCGCTCCGTTCCCGGGAAAAAAATCACCATACGCTATTTGTATCAACGCCTCAATTCATTTCTTGAAAAAGACATGGTTGTTATAGCAGACACGGGTGATGCAATGTTTGCTGCTATGGACATGACAATCCATAAAGAAACTGAGTTCCTGTCACCTGCATACTATGCTTCATTAGGATTTGCAGTACCGGCGAGCCTGGGTGTTCAGATGGCCAGACCGGAATTACGACCTTTGGTGCTGGTAGGTGACGGTGCTTTTCAGATGTCAGGTATGGAATTGTCAACAATAGCAAGATTTCATCTCAATCCGATTGTTGTAATACTGAATAATCGAGGTTATGGGACGGAAAGGTACATGCTCGATGGACCTTTTAACGATATTGCTACCTGGGAATACAGCCGTATACCTGAAATCCTGAAAAGTGGTAAAGGGTTTGATATAAAGAGTGAAGATCAGTTAGAGAATGCCTTACATGATATTCGTAATTACACTGAGAGTTTTTGTATTCTTGATGTTCATTTAGATCAGGAAGACTGTTCTGTTGCTCTTCAACGCATGACGAATGCATTGGGAAAACGAACGCAATGA